One genomic segment of Oncorhynchus kisutch isolate 150728-3 linkage group LG15, Okis_V2, whole genome shotgun sequence includes these proteins:
- the LOC109906056 gene encoding sodium-dependent serotonin transporter-like, with product MEMTQSMVMDRENEGGEKEKGEESSQENGRLTLADGGVAEKGDPKVNSGGGSGGVSNGYPTSTAQSPKEGAGGVPTGAPRTLVVQQTSLDRPRETWSKKMDFLLSVIGYAVDLGNVWRFPYICYQNGGGETCSFEHAVAKTSLPLGVGFAICIIALYIAFYYNTIMAWALYYLLASFRPTLPWTTCSNPWNTVNCLRYLSTDSNVTWTNTSTSPAEEFYTRQVLQVHLSPGLHQLGSVSWQLALCLLFIFTIVYFSIWKGVKTSGKVVWVTATFPYLVLLVLLVRGATLPGAWRGVVFYLKPDWGKLLSTTVWIDAAAQIFFSLGPGFGVLLAFASYNPFHNNCYKDALVTSSVNCLTSFLSGFVIFTVLGYMAEMRKIGVETVAKDAGPSLLFIIYAEAITNMPAATFFAIIFFLMIIMLGLDSTFAGLEGVITAMLDEFPQLLSRRRELFVLGLVCVCYLGALSTLTYGGAFVVKLFEEYATGPAVITVVFLEVIAVSWFYGTSRFCADVNMMLGFSPGLFWRVCWVAICPIFLLFIIVSFLAFPPEVKLFDYIYPPWTTVLGYCIGVSSFICVPAYMVYHLLTAKGTFKQRLLNGITPVPSGPHSDIIITHAV from the exons ATGGAGATGACGCAGTCAATGGTGATGGACAGAGAGAacgaagggggagagaaagagaaaggggaggagtcATCGCAGGAGAACGGCAGACTCACGCTGGCTGACGGAGGGGTGGCAGAGAAGGGGGACCCCAAAGTGAACTCTGGTGGGGGGTCAGGAGGGGTGTCCAACGGGTACCCCACGTCCACAGCGCAGAGCCCAAAGGAGGGAGCGGGAGGTGTACCCACAGGGGCCCCCAGGACTCTAGTGGTCCAGCAGACCAGTCTGGACCGGCCCCGGGAGACCTGGAGCAAGAAGATGGACTTTCTGTTGTCTGTGATTGGCTACGCCGTGGACCTGGGAAATGTGTGGCGCTTCCCCTACATCTGCTATCAAAACGGCGGAGGTGAGACCTGTTCATTTGAGCACGCTGTTGCAAAAA cctccctccctctaggtgTGGGCTTCGCCATCTGCATCATAGCGCTGTACATTGCGTTCTACTACAACACCATCATGGCGTGGGCCTTGTACTACCTGCTGGCGTCGTTCCGGCCCACCCTGCCCTGGACCACGTGCTCCAACCCCTGGAACACGGTCAACTGTCTCCGCTACCTGTCCACCGACAGCAACGTCACCTGGACCAACACGTCCACCTCGCCAGCCGAGGAGTTCTATAC GCGTCAGGTACTGCAGGTACACCTGTCTCCAGGTCTGCACCAGCTAGGCAGTGTGAGTTGGCAGCTGGCTCTCTGCCTCCTGTTCATCTTCACCATCGTCTACTTCAGCATCTGGAAGGGAGTCAAGACCTCTGGCAAG GTGGTGTGGGTGACAGCCACCTTCCCCTACCTTGTCTTGCTGGTGCTGCTCGTTCGTGGGGCCACTCTGCCCGGGGCCTGGAGGGGAGTGGTCTTCTACCTCAAACCTGATTGGGGGAAACTACTCAGCACCACA gtATGGATTGATGCTGCAGCTCAGATCTTCTTCTCTCTGGGGCCAGGGTTCGGGGTGCTCCTGGCCTTTGCCAGCTACAACCCCTTTCACAACAACTGCTACAA GGATGCGTTGGTGACCAGCTCGGTGAACTGCCTGACCAGTTTCCTCTCTGGGTTTGTCATCTTTACTGTGCTCGGCTACATGGCTGAGATGCGCAAAATAGGCGTGGAGACCGTAGCCAAGGATGCTG gtcccagtctgctgttcatcATCTATGCTGAAGCCATCACCAACATGCCCGCTGCCACCTTCTTCGCCATCATCTTCTTCCTCATGATCATCATGCTGGGGCTGGACAGCACG TTTGCCGGTCTGGAGGGGGTGATCACAGCCATGCTGGATGAGTTCCCCCAATTGTTGTCTAGGAGGAGGGAGTTGTTTGTCctgggtctggtgtgtgtctgCTACCTGGGAGCGCTCTCCACCCTCACCTAC GGAGGTGCATTTGTGGTGAAACTGTTTGAGGAGTACGCCACAGGACCTGCTGTCATCACTGTGGTCTTCCTAGAAGTCATCGCTGTTTCCTGGTTCTACG gcACCAGTCGTTTCTGCGCTGATGTCAATATGATGCTGGGCTTCTCCCCTGGACTATTCTGGAGGGTGTGCTGGGTAGCCATCTGCCCCATCTTCCTACtg TTCATCATTGTCAGTTTCCTGGCGTTCCCCCCGGAGGTCAAGTTGTTTGACTACATCTACCCACCCTGGACCACAGTTCTGGGCTACTGCATCGGAGTGTCCTCCTTCATCTGTGTACCAGCCTACATGGTGTACCACCTGCTCACTGCCAAAGGGACCTTTAAACAG CGTCTCCTGAATGGCATCACCCCTGTACCCAGTGGGCCTCACAGTGACATTATCATCACCCACGCCGTCTGA